Proteins encoded by one window of Chromobacterium violaceum ATCC 12472:
- the phnK gene encoding phosphonate C-P lyase system protein PhnK: MMAPILTVSGLSKDYGNGQGCFDVNFQLYPGEVLCIVGESGSGKSTLLSTLAGRLAADAGSARFADRDGATHELTCLPEAERRRLARSEWGFVTQHARDGLRMGVSAGANVSERLMALGQRHYGRLRQTAGDWLEKVEIDRARLDDKPSAFSGGMQQRLQIARNLVTQPRLVFMDEPTGGLDVSVQARFLDLTRRLVRDAGIAVIMVTHDLGVARLLAQRTLVMQQGRVVEAGLTDQILDDPQHPYSQLLVSSILQA, encoded by the coding sequence ATGATGGCGCCCATCCTCACCGTGAGCGGGCTGAGCAAGGACTACGGCAACGGCCAGGGCTGCTTCGACGTCAATTTCCAGCTGTATCCGGGCGAGGTGCTGTGCATCGTCGGCGAATCCGGCTCCGGCAAATCCACGCTCTTGTCCACCCTGGCCGGCCGCCTGGCCGCCGACGCCGGCAGCGCGCGCTTCGCCGACCGCGACGGCGCCACGCATGAGCTAACCTGCCTGCCGGAGGCCGAGCGCCGCCGGCTGGCGCGCAGCGAATGGGGCTTCGTCACCCAGCACGCCCGCGACGGCCTGCGCATGGGCGTCTCCGCCGGCGCCAACGTCAGCGAACGGCTGATGGCGCTGGGCCAGCGCCATTACGGCCGGCTGCGGCAGACCGCCGGCGATTGGCTGGAAAAAGTGGAGATAGACCGCGCGCGGCTGGACGACAAGCCGTCCGCCTTCTCCGGCGGCATGCAGCAGCGGCTGCAGATCGCCCGCAATCTGGTGACGCAGCCGCGGCTGGTGTTCATGGACGAGCCCACCGGCGGCCTGGACGTGTCGGTGCAGGCGCGCTTCCTGGACCTGACCCGCCGCCTGGTGCGCGACGCCGGCATCGCCGTCATCATGGTGACGCACGATCTGGGCGTGGCGCGGCTGCTGGCGCAGCGCACGCTGGTGATGCAGCAGGGGCGCGTGGTGGAGGCCGGCCTCACCGACCAGATCCTCGACGACCCGCAGCACCCGTACAGCCAGTTGCTGG
- a CDS encoding alpha-D-ribose 1-methylphosphonate 5-phosphate C-P-lyase PhnJ yields the protein MTKARDDRYNFGFLDENTKRMLRRSLLKAVAIPGYQVPFGSREMPLPYGWGTGGIQLTASVIGRDDVLKVIDQGADDTTNAVNIRRFFGRVAGVATTTRTADATLIQTRHRIPETPLKPGQILIFQVPEPEPLRTLEASEVETRKLHAHQEYGLMHVKLYEDIARFGHIATSYDYPVMVNDRYLASPSPIPKFDNPKLDMNPALLLFGAGREKRLYAIPPYTKVESLAFDDHPFEIQSWQQGCAICGSHDSYLDEIVIDDAGSRMFVCSDTDYCQREKQA from the coding sequence ATGACTAAGGCCCGCGACGATCGCTACAACTTCGGCTTCCTCGACGAGAACACCAAGCGCATGCTGCGCCGCAGCCTGCTCAAGGCGGTGGCGATCCCCGGCTACCAGGTGCCGTTCGGCAGCCGCGAAATGCCGCTGCCCTACGGCTGGGGCACCGGCGGCATCCAGCTGACGGCCAGCGTGATCGGCCGCGACGACGTACTCAAGGTCATCGACCAGGGCGCCGACGACACCACCAACGCCGTCAACATCCGCCGCTTCTTCGGCCGCGTGGCCGGCGTCGCCACCACCACTCGCACCGCCGACGCGACGCTGATCCAGACCCGCCATCGCATCCCGGAAACGCCGCTGAAACCCGGCCAAATCCTGATCTTCCAGGTGCCGGAGCCGGAACCGCTGCGCACGCTGGAGGCCAGCGAGGTGGAAACCCGCAAGCTGCACGCGCACCAGGAATACGGCCTGATGCACGTCAAGCTGTACGAGGACATCGCCCGCTTCGGCCACATCGCCACCAGCTACGACTACCCGGTGATGGTGAACGACAGGTATCTGGCCTCGCCGTCGCCGATTCCGAAATTCGACAACCCCAAGCTCGACATGAACCCGGCCCTGCTGCTGTTCGGCGCCGGCCGCGAAAAGCGGCTGTACGCGATTCCGCCCTACACCAAGGTGGAAAGCCTGGCCTTCGACGACCACCCGTTCGAAATCCAGAGCTGGCAGCAAGGCTGCGCGATTTGCGGTTCGCACGACAGCTATCTGGACGAAATCGTCATCGACGACGCCGGCAGCCGGATGTTTGTCTGCTCGGACACCGACTACTGCCAGCGGGAGAAACAAGCATGA
- a CDS encoding carbon-phosphorus lyase complex subunit PhnI has translation MYVAVKGGETAIARSWDLLAAARRGDEAAPELSIAQIRQQLRLAVARVMQEGSLYDEELAALALKQASGDSIEAVFLLRAFRTTLPRFGQTRPLNTAAMRVRRRVSGTFKDVPGGQILGPTADYTQRLLDFSLMEAAQKMELEQAAAPLPDALPGVLRLLDREGLIEADLPPNGDPEPVDLTREPLMFPAGRPARLQNLARGDEGWLLGLAYSTQRGYAESHPFAGEIRMGEVSVMVCPEELGFEIDIGEITLTECQMINQFAGSKTAPPQFTRGYGLSFGEAERKAMAMALVDRSLRAEELGETAHAPAQQAEFALCHSDNVEASGFVQHLKLPHYVDFQAELALIRQLRADAAQEKTDD, from the coding sequence ATGTATGTAGCCGTCAAAGGCGGGGAAACCGCCATCGCCCGCTCCTGGGACCTGCTGGCCGCCGCCCGCCGCGGCGACGAGGCCGCGCCGGAGCTGAGCATCGCTCAAATCCGCCAGCAGCTGCGCCTGGCCGTGGCCCGCGTGATGCAGGAAGGCTCGCTGTACGATGAAGAGCTGGCCGCGCTGGCGCTGAAACAGGCCAGCGGCGACAGCATCGAAGCCGTATTCCTGCTGCGCGCCTTCCGCACCACGCTGCCGCGCTTCGGCCAGACGCGGCCGCTTAACACCGCCGCGATGCGGGTGCGCCGCCGCGTGTCCGGCACCTTCAAGGACGTGCCGGGCGGGCAGATTCTCGGCCCCACCGCCGATTACACCCAGCGCCTGCTGGATTTCAGCCTGATGGAAGCGGCGCAAAAGATGGAACTGGAACAGGCCGCCGCGCCGCTGCCGGATGCGCTGCCCGGCGTGCTGCGGCTGCTGGACCGCGAGGGCTTGATCGAGGCCGACCTGCCGCCCAACGGCGATCCGGAGCCGGTGGACCTGACCCGCGAGCCGCTGATGTTCCCCGCCGGCCGCCCGGCGCGGCTGCAGAACTTGGCGCGCGGCGACGAGGGCTGGCTATTGGGCCTCGCCTACTCCACCCAGCGCGGCTACGCCGAGAGCCACCCCTTCGCCGGCGAGATCCGCATGGGCGAAGTCAGCGTGATGGTTTGCCCGGAAGAGCTGGGCTTCGAGATCGACATCGGCGAGATCACGCTGACCGAATGCCAGATGATCAATCAGTTCGCCGGCAGCAAGACCGCGCCGCCGCAATTCACCCGCGGCTACGGCCTGAGCTTCGGCGAGGCCGAGCGCAAGGCGATGGCGATGGCGCTGGTGGACCGCAGCCTGCGCGCCGAGGAGCTGGGCGAAACCGCCCACGCCCCGGCGCAGCAGGCCGAGTTCGCGCTGTGCCACAGCGACAATGTCGAGGCCTCCGGCTTCGTTCAACACCTGAAACTGCCGCATTACGTGGACTTCCAGGCCGAGCTGGCGCTGATCCGCCAGCTGCGCGCCGACGCCGCCCAGGAGAAGACTGATGACTAA
- the phnH gene encoding phosphonate C-P lyase system protein PhnH translates to MLTGFSQPVEAAQSIFRAVLSAMAEPLLPRALPALPPALPGLKAATAALLYTLADQDVRVWLPALPDDTVASLRFHTGMRVTDRPEEADFIVIAAGSPLPDLMRLKAGSAEYPDRSATLLLEADGFTQQQVEGSGPGFAAPRRFGADGLPASFWREWQHNRARFPLGVDAVLITDTHIAGLPRSVRLREG, encoded by the coding sequence ATGCTGACAGGTTTTTCCCAGCCAGTGGAAGCGGCCCAAAGCATTTTCCGCGCAGTCCTAAGCGCGATGGCCGAACCCTTGCTGCCGCGCGCGCTGCCGGCACTGCCGCCGGCCCTGCCGGGGCTGAAGGCCGCCACCGCCGCGCTGCTCTACACGCTGGCCGATCAGGACGTGCGCGTCTGGCTGCCGGCGCTGCCGGACGACACCGTCGCCAGCCTGCGCTTCCACACCGGCATGCGCGTGACCGATCGGCCGGAGGAAGCCGACTTCATCGTGATCGCCGCCGGATCGCCGCTGCCGGACCTGATGCGCCTGAAAGCCGGCAGCGCCGAATATCCAGACCGCTCCGCCACGCTGTTGCTCGAAGCGGACGGTTTCACTCAGCAGCAGGTCGAAGGCAGCGGCCCCGGCTTCGCCGCGCCGCGCCGCTTCGGCGCCGACGGACTGCCTGCAAGCTTCTGGCGCGAATGGCAACACAACCGCGCCCGCTTCCCGCTCGGCGTGGACGCCGTGCTGATTACCGACACCCACATCGCCGGCCTGCCGCGCAGCGTCCGCCTCCGGGAGGGTTGA
- the phnG gene encoding phosphonate C-P lyase system protein PhnG codes for MDTSTRQRCLSVLANSPLERLQELLPPALPSCTRWLRRAETGLMMLQGRSGGAGARFNLGEISVSRASCQIGQHVGHGWVRGGDGRHAELIAQADALLQDPALHDSLMRAWIAPLETELAERRAARSREAAASKVEFFTMVRGA; via the coding sequence ATGGACACCTCCACCCGACAGCGCTGCTTATCGGTGCTGGCCAACAGCCCGCTCGAACGGCTGCAGGAACTGCTGCCGCCGGCCCTGCCCTCCTGCACGCGCTGGCTGCGCCGCGCCGAAACCGGCCTGATGATGCTGCAGGGCCGAAGCGGCGGCGCCGGCGCCCGCTTCAACCTGGGCGAGATCAGCGTCAGCCGGGCCAGCTGCCAGATCGGCCAGCATGTCGGACACGGCTGGGTGCGCGGCGGCGACGGCCGCCATGCCGAGTTGATCGCCCAGGCCGACGCGCTGCTGCAAGACCCCGCCCTCCACGACTCGCTGATGCGCGCATGGATCGCTCCGCTGGAAACCGAACTGGCCGAGCGCCGCGCAGCCCGCTCTCGGGAAGCCGCCGCCAGCAAGGTCGAGTTTTTCACCATGGTCCGGGGGGCGTGA